Proteins from a genomic interval of Ciona intestinalis chromosome 9, KH, whole genome shotgun sequence:
- the LOC100184435 gene encoding prolyl endopeptidase FAP-like yields the protein MKTLHVALLVVGGIAVVCAIVIPCAILIPQNNTKAPAPVTTTPGKPGTEVTTEVTTAANSDTTTQASPDTRPVFTFDDIYNNKYNYKSIYPSWDESTPDQSDFLYFDGGNVTRRVIQNPYDDVEQVAPDTLCVKYGGCRSWSVSADAKFVFYIYNYTKVWRHSYLADFAIWDVVKAVEVEVPGFPKDAQIHYMKWSPTGHKLVYVHQFNVKLIEDVGAATPTIVDVSPTDGMKNIKYYGIPDWMYEEEMVSTNNVLYWNTDSTKIAFLETNTSNVELIKYSWYGDAQYPETIEIAYPKAGTTISTVKMWVYDITTNKLDELAAPAEFSTPGTYYFSRFTWQDPSNCLVSWTNRLQTKSIGHLCVMSGADTSYSCSSTAANTEEVVGGWVGSFGPFYPKWITGTNDYVTIYARANDGDASDGFWQLAYVAEGAANFEWITKTKYDITEVTYYDATNKYVYYTAAYNEARRRHIFRVLATARDQAAPECMTCKLMDTYPDRCGWVTPSFNNDGSAVVINCRGYWIPMTLYINIDATGTWQSEVLLENNTELFTKVESVKWPRKIYGTFASSDYPTKPYNYEMWVPADFDPTKKYPVLLEVYAGPEFQKIQDVWRKGFAQTYMVSTRDVIVVSVDGRGSAFEGYKFMRQVYLKLGQYEPVDQTAFVRYLIDTYDYVDASHVALWGWSYGGYTTSHTIGYDGGKTFQCGLAVAPLGDWTWYDAMYAERYMGNLTTNADGYEKASIVRGHDLNNFKNAWYTLIHGTADDNVHFQSAAEMEKALVEHDVDFDDFFYADQAHSINIGNANKHIYRQIDLRLSHCLGRVDTQYPSG from the exons ATGAAAACCCTTCACGTCGCTTTACTGGTGGTTGGTGGTATCGCAGTCGTTTGCGCCATTGTGATACCATGTGCCATACTTATAC cacaaaacaacacaaaagCGCCTGCACCTGTCACCACAACCCCCGGAAAACCAGGAACAGAAGTTACTACAGAAGTAACTACCGCTGCTAATTCTGATACTACAACACAAGCGTCACCCGACACACGGCCTGTATTTACGTTTGATGatatttacaacaacaagTATAACTACAAAAGTATCTATCCTTCATGGGATGAAAGTACACCag aCCAAAGcgattttctttattttgacGGAGGTAACGTCACTCGACGTGTGATTCAAAACCCATACGATGACGTCGAGCAAGTTGCTCCAGACACCTTGTGTGTAAAATACGGAGGCTGTCGAAGTTGGTCGGTTTCTGCAGAcgcaaaatttgttttctatatcTACAACTATACCAAG GTGTGGCGTCATTCCTATTTAGCTGACTTTGCAATATGGGACGTGGTTAAGGCGGTTGAAGTCGAGGTCCCTGGATTCCCAAAAGATGCTCAAATACATTACATGAAGTGGTCGCCAACAGGGCATAAACTG GTATACGTGCACCAATTCAATGTTAAATTAATCGAAGACGTGGGGGCCGCTACACCAACCATCGTAGACGTTAGCCCAACCGAtggaatgaaaaatattaagtacTATGGCATCCCTGACTGGATGTACGAAG AGGAAATGGTTTCAACGAACAACGTGCTGTATTGGAACACAGACTCAACGAAAATCGCTTTTCTTGAGACTAATACTTCCAATGTTGAGTTGATTAAATACTCTTG GTATGGCGACGCGCAATATCCGGAGACGATAGAGATCGCCTACCCGAAAGCAGGAACCACAATTTCAACTGTGAAGATGTGGGTGTACGATATTACCACTAATAAACTTGACGAATTGGCCGCTCCCGCCGAATTCTCAACTCCTGG CACGTACTACTTCTCTCGTTTCACGTGGCAAGACCCATCTAATTGCTTGGTGTCGTGGACAAACCGTTTGCAAACCAAGAGCATTGGCCACCTCTGCGTTATGAGCGGTGCAGATACTTCGTATTCATGTTCTTCG ACTGCAGCCAACACGGAGGAGGTCGTTGGTGGTTGGGTTGGAAGT TTCGGTCCTTTCTATCCAAAATGGATCACTGGTACTAACGATTACGTCACCATCTACGCAAGAGCAAACGACGGCGACGCTTCAGATGGTTTCTGGCAGCTGGCATACGTTGCTGAAGGTGCCGCCAACTTTGAATGGATAACCAAAACCAAATACGACATTACTGAAGTCACTTACTACGATGCTACGAACAAATACGT ATACTACACGGCCGCTTACAACGAAGCAAGACGTCGCCACATCTTCCGTGTGTTGGCCACCGCACGCGACCAGGCAGCCCCAGAATGCATGACCTGTAAATTGATGGACACATACCCCGACCGTTGTGGATGGGTGACTCCGTCCTTCAACAACGATGGCAGTGCAGTGGTCATCAACTGCAGAG gATACTGGATCCCAATGACTCTGTACATTAACATTGATGCAACTGGAACCTGGCAAAGTGAAGTTTTATTGGAAAACAACACCGAACTTTTCACGAAAGTTGAATCAGTTAAGTGGCCGCGGAAAATTTACGGAACGTTTGCGAGTTCGGATTATCCGACGAAAC CTTACAACTACGAAATGTGGGTACCTGCCGACTTCGACCCAACCAAGAAATACCCTGTCCTACTAGAAGT ATATGCTGGTCCAGAGTTCCAAAAGATACAAGACGTTTGGCGGAAAGGTTTTGCCCAAACATACATGGTTAGTACACGTGATGTGATCGTTGTCAGTGTGGATGGGAGAGGATCAGCGTTTGAAG gGTACAAGTTCATGCGACAAGTTTATCTAAAACTTGGTCAATACGAACCTGTCGATCAAACTGCTTTCGTTCGTTACCTCATTGATACGTACGACTACGTTGATGCAAGCCACGTTGCGCTGTGGGGTTGg TCATATGGCGGCTACACTACCTCTCACACTATTGGTTACGATGGTGGGAAGACGTTTCAATGTGGGTTGGCCGTTGCACCGCTGGGTGACTGGACGTGGTATG ATGCGATGTACGCTGAGCGATACATGGGAAATTTGACCACGAACGCCGACGGTTACGAG AAAGCTTCCATAGTCCGCGGCCATGATCtcaacaactttaaaaatgcttgGTACACCCTCATCCACGGGACAGCAGACGACAACGTTCATTTCCAAAGTGCGGCCGAAATGGAAAAGGCGCTTGTTGAACACGACGTAGATTTTGACGATTTC ttcTACGCCGACCAAGCTCATTCCATCAATATTGGAAAcgcaaacaaacatatttaccgACAGATAGATCTCCGGTTATCTCACTGCTTGGGCAGAGTTGACACACAATATCCCTCGGGCTAA